A genomic region of Fodinisporobacter ferrooxydans contains the following coding sequences:
- a CDS encoding winged helix-turn-helix domain-containing protein — translation MGNPVSTELLILNVWGPDTLIGPNELYVHIKRLRDRLEDDSRNPKCLLTIRGVGYILYPRKK, via the coding sequence ATGGGGAATCCTGTATCAACAGAACTATTAATTTTAAATGTTTGGGGCCCAGATACATTGATTGGACCGAATGAGTTATATGTCCATATCAAACGTTTACGGGATCGACTAGAGGACGATAGCCGTAATCCTAAATGCCTTTTAACTATTCGTGGTGTAGGATATATACTATATCCTAGAAAAAAGTAA
- a CDS encoding DDE-type integrase/transposase/recombinase, giving the protein MDEQNRERVALFRYGIIAPLLNEQVDRATYLAEVSAKTHEVPYYGSKEFTPKTILAWLRQYRRNGFDALKPQARSDRGQSRSLSGELQLHLVSLRKENQGMPVTVFYDQLVQQGEILPQDVSYTSIYRLLKKEGLLGKGIVRSPERKRFSHDTVNMLWQTDLSDGPYLRTGDKKIKTYLIAVIDDCSRLCTFAQFVPSEKFDGLRTVLKEALLRRGIPKMLYTDNGKIFRSDTLHLACAELGIHLLHTQPYDAASKGKIERLFGTIKTRFYSLLKAKPASSLEELNERFWKWLEEDYHRKPHSSLNGKMPLEVYLSQIDQVRMVDDPAKLDPIFLKRENRTVKHDGTFSLNNQLYEVPERFIGQKIEIRYDEQGVHIYEDGKPVARASEVNFHDNAHVKRKRPAISFADMQGMDRKGEDRE; this is encoded by the coding sequence ATGGATGAACAAAACCGGGAACGCGTGGCCCTTTTTCGCTATGGGATCATCGCTCCCTTGCTCAATGAACAGGTGGATCGCGCCACATATTTGGCTGAGGTGTCTGCCAAAACCCACGAAGTCCCTTACTATGGTTCCAAAGAATTTACACCCAAGACAATCTTAGCTTGGCTAAGGCAATATCGCCGTAATGGTTTTGACGCGTTAAAGCCCCAGGCACGTTCGGATCGAGGACAATCCCGATCGTTATCCGGTGAATTACAGCTGCACTTGGTATCCCTGCGTAAAGAAAATCAAGGAATGCCAGTGACGGTGTTTTATGACCAATTGGTGCAACAAGGAGAGATTTTACCGCAGGATGTATCTTATACCTCTATCTATCGCTTACTGAAAAAGGAGGGATTGCTGGGGAAGGGGATAGTGCGTTCGCCCGAACGAAAACGGTTTTCTCATGATACGGTCAATATGCTCTGGCAAACCGACCTGTCAGATGGGCCATATCTTCGTACAGGCGACAAAAAAATCAAGACGTATTTAATTGCGGTGATCGATGATTGCTCTCGCCTATGCACATTTGCGCAATTTGTCCCATCCGAGAAATTTGACGGGCTACGCACAGTCTTGAAAGAAGCTTTGCTTCGCAGAGGCATTCCCAAGATGCTGTATACCGACAACGGCAAGATCTTTCGTTCCGATACGCTGCATTTGGCTTGTGCAGAATTAGGCATACACCTCCTGCACACGCAGCCCTATGATGCCGCTAGCAAAGGGAAAATAGAACGCCTGTTCGGAACGATTAAGACGCGTTTCTATTCGCTGTTAAAAGCAAAACCGGCTTCTTCATTGGAAGAACTGAATGAACGGTTTTGGAAGTGGTTGGAGGAAGACTACCATCGCAAGCCACATTCTTCTCTCAATGGAAAAATGCCGCTCGAAGTGTACTTGTCCCAGATTGATCAAGTACGGATGGTCGACGACCCTGCCAAATTAGATCCTATCTTTCTTAAACGGGAGAATCGAACTGTCAAACATGACGGAACGTTTTCGCTCAATAACCAGCTGTATGAAGTTCCCGAGCGATTTATAGGTCAAAAGATCGAGATTCGTTACGATGAACAAGGCGTGCATATCTATGAGGACGGGAAACCAGTCGCTCGCGCTTCTGAAGTGAATTTTCATGATAATGCTCATGTAAAACGAAAACGACCCGCCATCTCCTTCGCTGATATGCAAGGGATGGACAGGAAAGGAGAAGATAGGGAATGA
- a CDS encoding DUF5348 domain-containing protein translates to MTRTQKPGILVYCPAKERWQIQKIDHSYDLHCGDCFEIKVGYEYIPCRIELGCEWLLYLRETRFYLHPKQKYEVKVD, encoded by the coding sequence ATGACCCGAACCCAAAAACCAGGAATCCTCGTCTATTGTCCTGCCAAGGAACGCTGGCAAATCCAAAAGATAGACCATTCTTACGACCTTCACTGCGGCGATTGTTTCGAGATTAAGGTAGGCTATGAGTATATCCCTTGTAGAATAGAACTTGGCTGTGAATGGCTGTTATACCTTCGGGAAACTCGATTTTATTTACATCCAAAACAGAAATACGAAGTGAAAGTCGATTAA
- a CDS encoding ATP-binding protein, which produces MQHAHTHVYGTFPSRLGTEKLALVMAERFLAPFHIDEEIVSDIKTILAECCLNAMEHGNAFDPLCDYAVELELEMKELLIRVFNSGTSNIDKDEVINAFPTIESAFSENSRTRGWGLQLIDQLANNWEFCTRQGRTFLEVQVKIPNRNGGERLAGQ; this is translated from the coding sequence ATGCAGCATGCACACACACATGTATATGGCACATTTCCCAGCCGGTTGGGCACTGAAAAATTGGCGCTTGTAATGGCGGAACGCTTTCTGGCTCCATTTCATATAGACGAAGAAATCGTATCGGACATTAAAACAATCTTGGCCGAATGTTGCTTGAATGCCATGGAACATGGAAATGCGTTTGACCCCTTGTGCGATTACGCCGTTGAACTCGAGTTGGAAATGAAGGAATTGTTGATTCGCGTTTTCAATAGTGGTACATCAAACATAGACAAGGATGAGGTCATAAACGCTTTTCCCACAATCGAGAGTGCGTTCAGCGAAAACAGCCGCACACGCGGCTGGGGGCTGCAGTTAATTGATCAGTTAGCGAACAATTGGGAATTCTGCACGAGACAAGGAAGAACATTTCTGGAAGTCCAAGTTAAGATTCCAAATCGGAATGGAGGTGAAAGACTTGCCGGACAATAG
- a CDS encoding ExeA family protein has protein sequence MIMAFYSLSKIPFAKETKGMSPYTSRSFQEAMGCLTYMKQVRGMALVVGDPGAGKTYALGAFAEGLGQSLYKVIYFPLSTGTVTDFYRGLAFGLGEQPQSRKVDLFRQIQQAISRLFYEQKITPVFILDEMQMAKDVFLQDLSLLFNFHMDTQNPFVLLICGWPYLRDRLSLNPHRSLSQRLLVRHQVEPLDKEEVKGYMEHHLAYAGAKYPIFTEDAIEAVSACSNGYPRLINLLAMHALLYGSQNKKEQIDAEVIRIIAPECGLALR, from the coding sequence ATGATCATGGCATTCTATTCCCTTTCCAAAATCCCTTTTGCCAAGGAAACCAAAGGTATGTCGCCCTATACTTCCCGTTCCTTTCAAGAAGCAATGGGATGTTTAACCTACATGAAGCAGGTTCGCGGCATGGCACTTGTTGTCGGCGACCCGGGAGCCGGTAAAACCTACGCCTTGGGTGCATTTGCCGAAGGCTTGGGCCAATCGCTCTACAAGGTCATCTATTTCCCGTTGTCTACAGGAACAGTAACTGACTTTTACCGTGGATTGGCCTTCGGCCTAGGAGAACAGCCACAAAGTCGGAAAGTGGATCTGTTTCGCCAAATCCAACAGGCGATTAGCCGTTTGTTCTACGAACAAAAGATTACGCCGGTTTTCATCCTTGACGAGATGCAAATGGCCAAAGATGTCTTTTTACAAGATTTGAGCCTGCTCTTTAATTTTCACATGGATACCCAGAATCCTTTTGTCCTTCTTATATGCGGCTGGCCTTACTTACGGGACCGTCTGTCGTTAAACCCACATAGATCCTTATCCCAGCGGCTTTTGGTTCGACATCAGGTCGAGCCGCTGGATAAGGAAGAGGTCAAGGGATATATGGAGCATCACCTTGCCTATGCCGGGGCGAAATATCCGATTTTCACGGAAGACGCAATAGAAGCTGTTAGTGCCTGTTCCAATGGATATCCACGCCTGATTAATTTATTGGCTATGCACGCCCTATTATATGGCAGCCAAAACAAAAAAGAACAGATCGATGCCGAAGTCATCCGGATCATCGCCCCGGAGTGCGGTCTGGCATTGAGATAG
- a CDS encoding PP2C family protein-serine/threonine phosphatase, translating to MLIVFDRKGIYFTWRRTSIGDIMGHGLASALLVSSLLSNIRSESFSECSPKEILQRVNRYLIRDVRTPMFVTAGLVLADQSQQTITYAGAGHPFPYLINKSGVQEIELPSIPLGVDAQAVFEQMTVSMQPHDILVLYTDGLVEGEIARCLWSAFDT from the coding sequence TTGCTGATTGTTTTTGACAGGAAGGGAATTTACTTCACATGGCGAAGAACATCAATTGGCGATATTATGGGACACGGATTGGCATCTGCTTTGCTGGTGTCTTCTTTGTTGTCCAACATTCGTTCAGAGTCGTTTTCCGAATGTTCGCCAAAAGAAATTTTGCAAAGAGTGAACCGGTATTTGATTCGGGATGTTCGCACTCCCATGTTTGTCACCGCTGGTCTTGTGCTTGCCGATCAAAGCCAACAGACGATTACATACGCAGGCGCTGGCCATCCTTTTCCTTATTTGATCAACAAATCGGGCGTTCAGGAAATCGAATTGCCATCGATTCCTTTAGGTGTGGATGCACAGGCGGTTTTTGAACAGATGACAGTTTCCATGCAGCCGCATGATATTTTAGTCTTATACACAGATGGATTGGTTGAAGGGGAAATAGCACGCTGTTTATGGTCCGCTTTCGACACATAG